A genomic segment from Mucilaginibacter terrenus encodes:
- a CDS encoding NAD-dependent epimerase/dehydratase family protein, translated as MILVTGATGFLGAELAKELLLRGNNLRCTKRASSTLPEILLPYSAQIEWVEADLMDLFALENALEGITQVYNCAAWVSLKAADKEPMILTNVKGTANLVDLCVERNIRMVHTSSVAAVGEAKPGEQITENHHLDPTTEEDGYAISKLESEMEVWRGIAEGLDAVIVNPSIIIGTSAGIEGSGQLFETIRKGLKYYSGGIMGFVDVQDVAKCMILLMESNITAERFIINAENRAYQQIFNEIATCLGVEPPKKLARPWMLEVAWRGASIWGKVTGSDPSIDKTSARAASVSRNFDNSKIKQAVNFEFKPLSDSIREICESYRSGVQV; from the coding sequence ATGATATTGGTTACAGGCGCTACGGGTTTTTTGGGTGCAGAACTGGCTAAAGAGTTGCTGCTGCGTGGCAACAATTTGCGCTGTACAAAAAGGGCTTCGTCAACCCTCCCGGAGATACTGCTACCTTATTCGGCACAGATAGAATGGGTTGAGGCCGATCTGATGGATCTCTTCGCGCTGGAAAACGCGCTGGAGGGAATTACTCAGGTTTACAATTGCGCTGCCTGGGTATCACTAAAAGCCGCTGATAAAGAGCCGATGATACTGACCAATGTTAAAGGCACAGCTAACCTGGTAGACCTTTGCGTTGAACGTAACATCCGAATGGTACACACCAGCTCAGTTGCTGCCGTGGGTGAAGCTAAGCCCGGCGAACAAATTACAGAAAACCATCACCTGGACCCCACCACCGAAGAGGACGGCTACGCTATATCTAAGCTGGAAAGCGAAATGGAGGTTTGGCGCGGCATAGCTGAAGGATTAGATGCAGTAATTGTAAACCCAAGCATTATAATTGGCACCAGCGCCGGAATAGAAGGGAGCGGCCAATTATTTGAGACCATCCGTAAAGGACTGAAATACTATAGCGGCGGTATTATGGGTTTTGTTGATGTACAGGATGTTGCTAAATGTATGATATTGCTGATGGAGAGTAACATAACGGCAGAACGCTTTATCATAAATGCTGAAAACCGCGCTTATCAACAAATATTTAATGAAATAGCTACTTGCCTGGGCGTTGAGCCGCCCAAGAAACTAGCCAGGCCCTGGATGCTGGAAGTAGCCTGGCGCGGGGCATCAATATGGGGCAAAGTTACCGGGAGCGATCCGTCTATAGACAAAACAAGCGCTCGGGCCGCATCAGTAAGCCGTAACTTTGATAACAGCAAGATAAAACAAGCGGTAAACTTTGAGTTTAAACCGCTAAGCGATTCTATCAGGGAGATATGCGAAAGCTACAGGAGCGGAGTGCAGGTTTAG
- a CDS encoding formimidoylglutamase, which yields MSLADFFTPIDLKKMLPKGGYFTSQLGDKINHHSVAFPDLEEKTDIAIIGVMDDRNAVNNSGCALAPDYVREKLYQLHEGAYKTNIVDLGNIVRGEKVTDTYYALKTVVEELLKKDIVPLIIGGGQDLTYAQYLGYEKLEQKVDVLVVDAQFDLEDDGFHDSIETTSAGYLNKIFLHEPNYLFNFSNLGYQTYLNSQDSLTVMGKLYFDAHRLGELAGNITVTEPVIRNANMVSFDMGAIRSSDAAGNANAKPNGFYGEDACQICRYAGFSDKLTSIGFYEFNPAYDSNGQTAMLLSQMVWYFIDGFYNRKKDFPLNPKSQYLIYKTSLKHEDHELVFVKSKKSDRWWMQVPYPTGGSKNERFHLVPCRYEDYKTARSGEMPDLWWRTYQKLN from the coding sequence ATGTCTTTAGCCGATTTTTTCACACCGATTGACTTAAAAAAGATGCTGCCAAAAGGGGGCTATTTTACCAGCCAGCTTGGTGACAAGATCAACCATCATTCAGTAGCTTTCCCTGATTTGGAAGAAAAAACCGATATCGCTATTATCGGTGTAATGGATGACCGCAATGCCGTTAATAATTCCGGCTGTGCGCTGGCGCCCGACTATGTGCGTGAGAAACTTTATCAATTACACGAGGGCGCTTACAAGACAAATATTGTAGATCTCGGCAACATAGTAAGGGGTGAAAAGGTAACCGATACGTATTACGCACTGAAGACGGTTGTTGAGGAATTACTTAAAAAAGATATTGTTCCGCTAATAATTGGCGGAGGGCAAGACCTTACCTATGCGCAGTATTTGGGTTATGAAAAGCTTGAGCAGAAAGTAGATGTGCTGGTTGTTGATGCACAGTTTGACCTGGAAGACGATGGTTTTCACGACAGCATCGAGACCACCTCGGCCGGATACCTGAACAAGATTTTCCTTCACGAACCAAATTACCTGTTCAACTTTAGTAACTTGGGTTATCAAACGTATCTGAACAGCCAGGATAGCCTTACGGTTATGGGTAAGCTGTACTTTGACGCGCACCGCCTTGGCGAACTTGCGGGGAATATTACGGTTACAGAGCCTGTTATCCGTAATGCAAATATGGTAAGCTTTGATATGGGTGCCATTCGTTCGTCAGATGCTGCCGGAAATGCAAATGCTAAACCCAATGGTTTTTACGGGGAAGACGCCTGCCAAATATGCCGTTATGCGGGCTTTAGCGACAAACTTACTTCAATAGGTTTTTATGAGTTCAACCCCGCTTACGATAGTAATGGACAAACTGCCATGCTGCTCTCCCAAATGGTGTGGTATTTTATAGACGGCTTTTATAACCGGAAGAAGGATTTTCCGCTTAATCCAAAATCACAGTACCTCATCTATAAAACCAGCCTTAAGCATGAAGACCACGAGTTGGTGTTTGTAAAAAGCAAGAAAAGCGACCGTTGGTGGATGCAGGTACCTTATCCAACAGGCGGATCTAAAAACGAGCGTTTTCACCTGGTACCGTGTCGCTACGAAGATTATAAGACAGCCCGCTCCGGCGAGATGCCCGACCTTTGGTGGCGCACTTACCAAAAGTTGAACTAA
- a CDS encoding TlpA disulfide reductase family protein has product MKNFFLGLIALLPAVAFAQNSQPFTVKGKVGNINAPAMAYLAYRLGANTVTDSVVLKNGEFVFTGEVMNPVNATLMLDYKGLGFQKYVQQNFPQGGMPIAGADYLPFYVEKGIINLVATDSLKNAKITGSKLNDDDARLKTQLKPIIAEAQTISKEAQKATAAQQQSAAFQNSMQSRFKALQDKQKTALRSFITANPDSYLSLLALTSVSGPSPDVNEVEPLFNGLSDELKNSDQGKQLKYSLDKLRITAIGSMAPDFTQEDVNGKPVSLSSFKGKYVLIDFWASWCGPCRQENPNVVRTYNKYRGKNFTVLGVSLDRENGKAAWLAAIKSDGLNWTQVSDLKFWDNLVAKLYGVESIPQNFLIDPQGKIIAKNLRGDDLDAKLEQLFGKI; this is encoded by the coding sequence ATGAAGAACTTTTTCCTGGGCCTGATTGCCTTATTGCCTGCGGTGGCATTTGCACAAAATTCACAACCATTTACCGTAAAAGGGAAGGTTGGTAATATAAATGCGCCCGCTATGGCTTACCTGGCTTACCGTTTAGGTGCAAACACGGTTACCGACTCTGTAGTGCTTAAGAACGGCGAGTTTGTATTTACGGGCGAAGTAATGAACCCGGTAAATGCTACATTGATGCTGGACTATAAAGGGTTAGGGTTTCAAAAATATGTTCAGCAAAACTTTCCTCAGGGAGGAATGCCTATTGCCGGTGCAGATTACCTCCCGTTTTATGTAGAAAAAGGCATCATTAATCTTGTGGCTACCGACTCTTTGAAAAACGCAAAAATCACCGGTTCTAAACTGAATGATGATGATGCAAGGCTTAAAACGCAGCTTAAACCTATCATAGCAGAAGCGCAAACAATAAGTAAAGAAGCACAGAAAGCTACTGCTGCACAGCAGCAATCAGCAGCTTTTCAAAACAGTATGCAAAGCAGGTTTAAAGCCTTGCAGGACAAACAGAAAACCGCGCTCCGCTCGTTTATCACGGCTAATCCTGATAGTTACCTGAGCTTGCTTGCGCTTACCAGCGTAAGCGGCCCCTCTCCGGACGTGAATGAAGTAGAACCATTGTTTAACGGGTTGTCTGACGAGTTAAAGAACTCAGATCAGGGTAAGCAATTAAAATACTCCCTGGATAAATTACGTATCACGGCAATTGGCAGCATGGCTCCCGACTTTACCCAGGAAGATGTTAACGGTAAACCGGTTAGCCTTTCTTCGTTTAAAGGGAAGTACGTACTTATTGACTTTTGGGCATCATGGTGTGGCCCTTGCCGCCAGGAAAACCCCAATGTAGTGCGTACCTATAACAAATACAGAGGCAAAAACTTTACCGTACTTGGGGTGTCTTTAGACAGAGAAAACGGTAAAGCAGCATGGCTGGCCGCGATTAAAAGTGATGGATTAAACTGGACCCAGGTATCTGACCTTAAATTTTGGGACAACCTTGTGGCGAAACTTTATGGTGTCGAATCTATTCCGCAAAACTTCCTTATAGACCCACAAGGTAAAATCATAGCTAAAAATCTTCGCGGCGACGATCTGGATGCTAAATTGGAACAGCTATTCGGTAAGATATAG
- a CDS encoding TlpA disulfide reductase family protein, with translation MKKLTLSALALLPTMLFAQDKKFIIQGNVGKIGAPAKVYLQYRKEGKTISDSVSLTDGKFKFTGEAAAVPASGYLLFNPQGSGMNSSRDYKQLYIEPGTITIVTADELKNAKVDGGKTNRENQMYQAAMKPVNEGYEAMEAKEKAAGDKASSPEFQKQAKADEKAIESKEKAINQQFIKDHPDSYVSLNALQSFAYSADYVDIAPLYESLSADVKASAGGKAFGEILPKLKAVALGATAPEFAEADTAGKMVSLSSFRGKYVLIDFWASWCGPCRAENPNVVKAFNNYKDKNFTVLGVSLDRPNAKDKWLAAIKKDGLAWTQLSDLKFWDSKAAGMYGVRAIPQNFLIDPNGKIIGKNLRGDDLNDKLAELFGKI, from the coding sequence ATGAAAAAACTTACACTAAGCGCTTTAGCATTGTTGCCAACAATGCTTTTTGCACAGGATAAAAAATTTATAATACAGGGGAACGTCGGCAAGATTGGTGCGCCTGCGAAGGTATATCTGCAATATCGTAAAGAGGGTAAGACTATTTCAGATTCAGTTTCTCTTACTGATGGTAAATTTAAATTTACCGGTGAAGCTGCTGCCGTGCCTGCAAGTGGTTATTTACTGTTCAATCCGCAGGGGTCTGGCATGAATTCATCACGCGATTATAAACAGTTGTACATCGAACCCGGCACGATTACAATTGTAACTGCAGATGAGCTTAAAAACGCTAAAGTTGACGGTGGTAAAACTAACCGTGAAAACCAGATGTACCAGGCTGCTATGAAGCCGGTTAACGAAGGTTATGAAGCAATGGAAGCCAAGGAGAAGGCTGCCGGTGATAAAGCGTCTTCACCGGAGTTTCAGAAACAGGCCAAAGCAGATGAAAAGGCGATAGAATCTAAAGAGAAAGCAATTAATCAGCAGTTCATTAAAGATCATCCTGATTCTTACGTTAGCCTTAACGCTTTACAATCATTCGCTTACAGTGCTGACTATGTTGATATAGCACCATTATACGAATCTCTGTCTGCTGATGTTAAAGCATCTGCAGGTGGTAAGGCCTTTGGCGAAATATTACCCAAGCTAAAAGCTGTTGCTTTGGGAGCAACAGCGCCCGAGTTTGCCGAGGCAGACACTGCTGGAAAAATGGTGAGCTTATCATCATTCCGTGGGAAATATGTTCTGATAGATTTTTGGGCATCATGGTGTGGCCCTTGCCGTGCCGAAAACCCTAATGTGGTAAAAGCATTTAACAACTATAAGGATAAGAACTTTACCGTTCTTGGTGTATCGCTTGATCGTCCAAATGCAAAGGACAAGTGGCTGGCCGCAATCAAAAAGGATGGTTTAGCCTGGACGCAATTATCTGACCTTAAATTTTGGGACAGCAAAGCAGCAGGTATGTACGGCGTGCGCGCTATTCCGCAAAACTTCCTGATAGACCCTAACGGAAAAATAATCGGCAAAAACCTTCGGGGCGATGACCTGAACGATAAACTTGCAGAGCTGTTCGGTAAAATATAA